A section of the Phormidium ambiguum IAM M-71 genome encodes:
- the psb30 gene encoding photosystem II reaction center protein Ycf12/Psb30 has product MESIINSVTSINWEVIAQLTLVALIMLAGPAVIVVLASRNGNL; this is encoded by the coding sequence ATGGAATCCATTATTAATTCTGTTACGAGTATTAACTGGGAAGTAATTGCCCAGCTGACTCTGGTAGCTTTGATTATGCTTGCGGGGCCAGCTGTAATTGTAGTACTAGCTTCTCGCAACGGCAACTTGTAA